One window of the Amycolatopsis mediterranei genome contains the following:
- a CDS encoding response regulator transcription factor, with protein sequence MRIVIAEDDLLLREGVAMLLRAEGVDVRAAVANADDFLAAVDEHAPDLAIVDVRMPPTHTDEGIVAAVEARRRQPGLAVLVLSAYVEQAFATELFSDGGAGLGYLLKERVGRVEEFLEALHRVVDGGTAIDPEVVAQLLTRSRPDSRLERLSAREREVLALMAEGLGNGAIAERLVVTDGAVHKHIRSIFAKLDLAPADRADRRVTAVLHYLRDTAGRGPVRR encoded by the coding sequence GTGCGGATCGTGATCGCCGAGGACGACCTGCTGCTGCGCGAGGGGGTCGCGATGCTGCTGCGCGCCGAGGGCGTCGACGTGCGGGCGGCGGTGGCCAACGCCGACGACTTCCTCGCCGCCGTGGACGAACACGCGCCGGATCTGGCCATTGTGGACGTCCGGATGCCGCCGACGCACACGGACGAGGGCATCGTCGCGGCCGTCGAGGCCCGCCGGCGGCAACCCGGCCTCGCGGTGCTGGTGCTTTCCGCGTACGTCGAGCAGGCGTTCGCCACGGAGCTGTTCTCCGACGGCGGCGCCGGGCTCGGCTACCTGCTGAAGGAACGCGTCGGCCGCGTCGAAGAGTTCTTGGAAGCCCTGCACCGGGTCGTGGACGGCGGTACGGCCATCGACCCGGAGGTGGTCGCCCAGCTGCTGACGCGCAGCCGCCCGGACAGCCGGCTCGAGCGCCTCAGCGCCCGGGAACGCGAAGTACTGGCGCTGATGGCGGAGGGCCTGGGCAACGGCGCGATCGCCGAACGGCTCGTCGTGACCGACGGCGCGGTGCACAAGCACATCCGCAGCATCTTCGCGAAGCTCGACCTCGCGCCGGCCGACCGGGCGGACCGGCGGGTGACCGCGGTGCTGCACTACCTGCGGGACACCGCCGGCCGCGGGCCGGTCA